TTGCCCATTCCAGGTGAACCCACCGGGAAATGTACGTGGTGTGCATATTCAGGAGCTGGAGCAGATAAAGAAGGTTGTTCGGCGAAAATTGTCCCTGCAAGGGACCATTCAGGCTGAGCAACTAAAAACCGAAAGCAGGAGACATTCGGACAGTCGCTCAGGGTGAATATGCCAAAATTATTAGGGAATATCAACACGACACATCCGGGCATGCTTGTCGTGGCCTTTTTCTGTCCGACTTGCTAGTTAGCCTGGGTACGGACATGTTTGGTCAGTTTAACGGACCGGACTAGTATTTGATTTGAATGGAAAGTCAAATTTGATGTACACAGGAGCCATTGGATAGGCGGTCTCCATTGTAATATAACTGCTTTCTTTCGTGTTACTATCTTCCGTTTCCTTGTTTTTCGTTCTCTCTaaaaataaagtttattttttCAAAACGGGGCCCTATTAGATTCGCCGACCACATGATCCGAGCACTTCTGTCACTGTGGTCACCCAGTGCAGTCAGCGTAAGCACAGAAGACGAGGCTCAGAACCAGAACCTGGCTCAAGCCCAATCTGCGCGACAGATTCGAGCTCGCTGGGGGATACGCCGCCAGAGCCGGAGCGGCAACGTTTATCCCCGGTTCCGCCATTTCTCGCGACACCCTCGAATGATAGCCTTTGAAATGGCCGTACGACAGAATCTGGCCAATCTGTTAGACCGAGTCGAGCCAAACTTTCACCAGCCCCAAGCCGAGCAGGATCCAGGTAAGAAAATGGGTCGTGACTATAGCTCTCTGTCATCATCCATCTCCATTTCCCGTCCAGACTTGAGCGAATCGGA
The Drosophila miranda strain MSH22 chromosome XL, D.miranda_PacBio2.1, whole genome shotgun sequence genome window above contains:
- the LOC108165167 gene encoding uncharacterized protein LOC108165167 isoform X1; its protein translation is MVSKLAVTADLIPYAECCPFQVNPPGNVRGVHIQELEQIKKVVRRKLSLQGTIQAEQLKTESRRHSDSRSGFADHMIRALLSLWSPSAVSVSTEDEAQNQNLAQAQSARQIRARWGIRRQSRSGNVYPRFRHFSRHPRMIAFEMAVRQNLANLLDRVEPNFHQPQAEQDPDLSESEPDEGFFLQRYGGGYAVIRRRCNFTLPRIGIDEPVSQPLVWLALETLEAEAFNVNDIQGTRSSADFVAQFLVKNLTIDVFNAGNQPGYGPSNVRPPPPPPPPAVN